A genomic segment from Actinoplanes sichuanensis encodes:
- a CDS encoding helix-turn-helix domain-containing protein, with the protein MSDNELGGFLRARRAEVTPAEVGLAPGDRRRTPGLRRAEVALLAGISVEYLTRLEQGRDRHPSPQVLAALAGPLRLTAAERAHLYRLTRASTVTCGRLVTDPARSVRPGLRAMLDQLEPAAAMLVNQVGDVLACTTGMRRLAGPIGLLDGDQPNVNRYVFADPRSRVAFPDWAHVADEQVAALKDGPARPEFAGELTALAGEEFTGRAERVPGLPRSHGVLRLEHPEAGRLRLAYEVMVLPGDHGMRLLVYLPADERSAEALRRISPLRLVAG; encoded by the coding sequence ATGAGCGACAACGAGCTGGGCGGTTTCCTACGGGCCCGGCGGGCCGAGGTGACGCCCGCCGAGGTCGGGCTGGCGCCGGGTGACCGGCGGCGCACGCCCGGTCTGCGCCGGGCCGAGGTGGCGTTGCTCGCCGGGATCAGCGTGGAGTATCTGACGCGGCTCGAGCAGGGTCGCGACCGGCATCCGTCACCACAGGTCCTGGCCGCGCTGGCAGGCCCGTTGCGACTGACCGCTGCGGAGCGCGCTCATCTCTACCGGCTGACCAGAGCGTCGACCGTGACCTGCGGTCGGCTGGTCACCGACCCGGCCCGGAGCGTGCGTCCCGGCCTGCGGGCGATGCTGGACCAGTTGGAGCCGGCGGCGGCGATGCTGGTCAACCAGGTCGGTGATGTGCTGGCGTGCACAACGGGCATGCGGCGCCTGGCCGGGCCGATCGGCCTGCTCGACGGCGACCAGCCGAATGTGAATCGTTACGTGTTCGCCGATCCGCGCTCGCGGGTGGCCTTTCCCGACTGGGCGCATGTCGCCGACGAACAGGTCGCGGCGTTGAAGGACGGTCCGGCCCGCCCGGAGTTCGCCGGCGAGTTGACGGCGCTGGCGGGGGAGGAGTTCACGGGCCGAGCCGAGCGGGTGCCCGGCCTGCCCCGATCCCACGGCGTGCTGCGCCTGGAGCATCCCGAGGCGGGCCGCCTGCGCTTGGCCTACGAGGTGATGGTGCTTCCCGGCGACCACGGCATGCGGCTGTTGGTCTACCTCCCAGCCGACGAGCGCAGCGCCGAGGCGCTGCGCCGGATCTCCCCACTCCGTCTGGTCGCCGGTTGA
- a CDS encoding NAD(P)/FAD-dependent oxidoreductase, which translates to MAPKVVVVGGGYAGIVVSRSLDDVAEVTLVEPKEMFVHHVAHLRAVADPAWIDKIFFPFDGLLARGRVVRDTATEVRPDAVELASGARLEADYVVLATGSTGPFPARLAATGRAAAAEQMHELHASLERSSGVLLLGAGAIGLEFAGEIAAAWPGKPVTVIDPAPELLGGRFTGEMRAELARQLDEMGVRVLLGTKIDALPDTPAGTVRPFTAATSTGETIAADLWFACYGSTVPGDHLGTSLAAARRPDGRLPVTEHLRVVGHDRAFAVGDLNDTPELKTGRAAGRQAEVAAANIRALIEGETLTTYEPFADGMILTLGPSGGAGYAPEFGFFNAEAAAQFKATFLLDHYRSLLGADQPLGMEAAQPSKGGGLP; encoded by the coding sequence ATGGCTCCGAAAGTGGTAGTGGTCGGCGGCGGCTACGCCGGCATCGTGGTCTCCCGGTCCCTCGACGACGTCGCGGAGGTGACGCTGGTCGAGCCGAAGGAGATGTTCGTGCACCACGTCGCCCATCTGCGGGCGGTGGCCGACCCCGCCTGGATCGACAAGATCTTTTTTCCGTTCGACGGGCTGCTGGCCCGCGGCCGGGTGGTTCGTGACACCGCGACCGAGGTGCGGCCCGACGCGGTCGAGCTCGCCTCCGGCGCCCGGCTGGAGGCTGACTACGTCGTGTTGGCCACCGGTTCGACCGGCCCGTTCCCGGCTCGACTCGCCGCCACCGGCCGTGCCGCGGCGGCCGAGCAGATGCATGAGCTGCACGCGTCGCTGGAGCGATCGTCCGGGGTTCTGCTGCTCGGCGCCGGCGCGATCGGCCTGGAGTTCGCCGGTGAGATCGCGGCTGCCTGGCCCGGCAAACCGGTTACCGTCATCGACCCGGCGCCCGAGTTGCTGGGTGGCCGGTTCACCGGAGAGATGCGCGCCGAACTCGCCCGGCAACTCGACGAAATGGGGGTGCGGGTCCTGCTAGGCACCAAGATCGACGCCCTGCCGGACACCCCGGCCGGCACGGTCCGCCCGTTCACCGCGGCCACCAGCACCGGCGAGACGATCGCCGCCGATCTGTGGTTCGCCTGCTACGGCTCGACAGTGCCCGGCGATCACCTCGGCACGAGCCTGGCCGCGGCCCGTCGGCCCGACGGGCGGTTGCCGGTGACCGAGCACCTCCGGGTGGTCGGCCACGATCGGGCCTTCGCCGTCGGTGACCTCAATGACACTCCGGAGCTGAAGACCGGTCGCGCGGCCGGGCGCCAAGCGGAGGTCGCCGCAGCGAACATCCGAGCCCTGATCGAGGGCGAGACACTGACCACGTATGAGCCGTTCGCAGACGGCATGATCCTCACCCTCGGCCCGTCCGGCGGTGCCGGATACGCCCCCGAGTTCGGTTTCTTCAACGCCGAGGCGGCCGCTCAGTTCAAGGCCACCTTCCTGCTGGATCACTACCGGTCTCTGCTCGGTGCCGACCAGCCGTTGGGGATGGAAGCCGCTCAGCCGTCCAAGGGGGGTGGCCTCCCGTGA